agattttgaaaccctaggagaaaatataacttttcaaaatttaatattaagagaaattgttagttttccaaaccaaagaaagaaatgatagaaacttttattttttttaatattatcaactaaatgacatttttacccttaactttaatagaaaacttaacaaaagttgaataacagatatttgagtttttaaaatattatggatGAAAGTTTGAGAGCAGTGGgatgtcttttggcctaaattaaattagatgaggcttgtttcttcttttaatttgcaGTTTAGATTTGTTTGATGGGATGCGTCAGTGTTAGCCgttcattttcaagaatttatTCTTGTGTGTATCTTtaaaatttcttgaatttttattatctgTACATATTGCTGTCtacataattaaacataaataatattatatacctaaataaattttattaattcatttgtacaatttagtttatatgattaaataattttaaaataaattaaattattcaattattcaagAAATGTTTGACAGTAAAATCTAAAGTAAAATGTCTTATAGATGTAGTTCATGATTTGATAAACCCAAATCGACCtgatttgtttcaaaaaaaaatttagggtttttttttttaaatgtcctctgaaaatgtttcttaaaacttcacttgtttcttcaaaatcatctttcaatgttagattttcatcttcatctattctttcttcagtttcccaaaatcaacacacaaaatcacCACCCAAACACTTCTCCACTCTTAAGCACCATtctcaactttataatttccttcATGTAAACTGCAGGTCAGGTAACTTTTCTCTTGATGAAGCTTTTGATtccttcaattatatgattcatatgCACCCAACTCCTGCTATGTCTTCCTTCagtattttgttttctgcacttgttaagaaaaaacattttgatcaaCTTCTTGTGATGTACACGAGATTCATTTCAGCTGGGTTGTTGCGGGATCTCATTATTTCGAacattttaattgattgcttAAGCAAAATGGCCCGCGATTCTGatggttttgttgtttttgggAGTATTTTTAGGAGGGGTTTTTACCCAAACGCTTTGACTTTTACTAGTCTGATTAATGGTCTTTGTATGGCGGGCAAGATTAAAAAGGccattgaattttttaggaaaatggTTTCGGTTGGTTGTAGACCGGATGTGGTTACAGTTGGGACTTTGATTACTGGGTTGTGTAGAACTGGTAATGTCACTGTTGCCCTtcagttgtttgaagaaatgaataacGGCAATGGTGAATTTGGTGTCATTTGTAAGCCTAATATTGTTTGCTATACTACAATTATTGATGGTCTCTGCAAATATGGGTTAGTAGACAAGGCAAAGAAACTGTTTTCAGAAATGAAGACCAAGGGCATTAATCCAAACGTGATTACTTACACCACTCTAATTTATGGTTTGTGTAATACATCTAATTGGGAGGAGGCTAAAACTTTGTTTATAGAGATGTTGGAGGAAGGTGTAAAACCTAATGTGGTGACATTTAGCGTGGTAATTGATAAGCTCTGTATCAATGGAAAGATGGATGAAGCCAATGGGTTGTTCCAACTAATGATTAATAGAGGTGTTTGTCCCAACACAATAACTTATAACACACTTTTGAGTGGTTTTTGCTTGGCAGGTCAAATTGATGATGCTAGAAGGCTATTTGATTCCATGGCAAGTATGGGGTGTAAGCCTGATGTTTTTAGCTACAATATTTTGATGGATGGTTTatgtttgacaaataaaattgatgatgctaaGGAAGTTTTAGCCGCAATGTTGAGTATGGGATGCACACCTAATGTAGTTAGCTATAATACTCTGATCAATTGGTAttgcaagaataaaaaaattgatgaagccTTGAATCTTTATGAGGAAATGACTTCAGAGGGAGTTAGGCCAGATGTTGTTGCTTATAATACCTTGCTATCTGGGCTTTTTATGAACGGTAATGTCAGACATGCAAAAAAGCTATTTGGTAAGATGCAACTTAGTAATTTGCCTCCCGACTTATTTACGTATAATATTCTTATTGATGGGTATTGCAAAAATGGTTGTGTTTTGGAGGCTGTTGAACTGTTCCATACTTTAATAAATCGAAACATTCAACCTAACATCACAACTTTCAATTGTCTCATTAATGGGTTGTGCAAGACAGGGAGACTCAATATTGCTAGGGAAATGTTCAACAGATTACATAGTAATGGCTTTGTTCCAGATGTtattacatataacattatgatGCATGGATTTTGTAAGGAAGGAAAGTTAGAAATGGCAAGTAAATGTTTCTCagatatggagcaaaatggtgtTGCGCCAGATTTGGTCACTTTCAATACGCTTATGTCTGGTTTCTTGCAGAATAATGAGACTTTAAAAGTGGTGGAacttcttcacaaaatgaaagagagaaatgtgaaaCCAGATGCATCCATAGGTTCAACAATATTAGATTTACTGGGAAAGCATGAAGATTATCGTGAAGTCCTGAATTTGCTACCATCCTTTTCAACCCAAGAACCAACAGGATGTTGATTGTTGAGTAAGTGCATTTTCCAGGGGAGTATAGCTTATCAAGAGAGCCCTGGCAAACGTTAAAGTTTCCGTGTAAAGGTGTGTGCCAACATTGTAGTGGTGATTGTATTTATGTGAATCCATTAATGAAGAAGTCATATAATTGAAGTTATagattttgtcttcatctctgttGATTTGGCTTGACTACCAAGTTTCTGTATTAGTATACATCTTTGTTTCTGACAGTTgcctatttttgttttcaaaggaAAATACTGACGAAGATGCTCGTAAGGTTGTAGATGGTTTAGCACCCAAGGCCACTGATCAAAATGATGCTATTGAGAAATGTTATGAACATGAATGTCTCATCTGTGTACTCTTAGTGCTACTtgtaatatacatacataaatatagtcTCTACATTTGTTCGTTTTTACCAATCAATGTTAGTGGGAATCTTTATTTCTTTGGAGAGATGAATCCCCTTGATGAAGTCTCTAGTAAGAAGTTGGTGGTAGCTGATGCTAAGTTGAACTTCGATGATGATGCTGCCTTCCTGGTATAAAGGAATCTCTCTTGTGATCCATCACTAGAGGGTCCTTGAGAGGTTTCGATACATTTACTTCTCGATTTATTGTTTACGTGgaataattattcttaatagtaactgCCAAACAAGTACACGAAGATGCAAGTCTGGTTGAAATTTAGTGTTTAGTGATTAAGAGAGTTGTGGTGCTTTTTAGATATTCTATATGGCAACCAAATTCTTCTGATTAATTTGGCGATTTTCTTCTGCATCCTTAGATTTCTTTGCTCTTTTCGGTACCTAAGTTCAGTTTATGTCAAAAATGGGCTTTTAAAGTTTGCTAGCAAAATGGAGTTTGAAATTGCGTATGGAAGACTACTGCTATCACACAACACAAATTAGCCTTCCGCTTTAATTCATACACTAAAATAGGATTGAATACAAGCCGAGCCAATCTTGAGCAGGGCCCAGCTTGTTTTTAAAAGATTGAgcctcaagctcggctcggggTTGCCAAGCTCAGTGGAACATGAGTTAAGGTTTGGCTGACTTCttaattttaagtttgtgaTTGGCCCGTACTTATCTTGGGTTCGTGCGTACTAACCGAACTTTGCTCGGGTTCACATGACTCGGCTTTGAGCTCATCTTTTAGGCTCATGTCAAAACTAGAGTTCTCTCTTCTCAGTATCGTCaacaattagattataaatgtacatgaggaatgtaacatccctccttagaagtactacccaccgaaggaggaatgttacgaattaatattcgtagcgtctattttttttctttttaaaaaaatactttaaaataaacgcatcattaaaagtgtttaggaagtattccaagaaaactaaaaatctggaagcgaacaaaagatgtatatactcatatgaagactcgtctgaaagtatctgaaaacagggagtaatcatatgtaactgtaccataatctcaaaagtcaaaagtccataagaacatgctactgtatgcatgtaatataaaccagagataacctgctccagccggatctacctacgctgacctgaccctgcctcgcagctacctcgatcacctgtacctgcagtcaggaaagaaaagggagtgagtgataagaacactcagtaaggggaaaaattaagtaaattatccttttttcctgttctaattcacttttgggactcaaccccacgtcctaacctctataagagattgagggggtaatttagttcactctttactatttgggtcatactttgtcccatctggtgtctatttaatactttctggaagctaactatagggatttggcacttttttttttttaagctcaagctctttttctttcactacactatttctgactctgaattaacctctactgcgagcatgctctactgcgagcggaccctactgggggtctatgtcctactacggacgtgtcctactgcggacgtgccctactgcgggcggtgtagtgtaaagtgccccctcatagtttatagcatacatacgggtcttatattttactaaatttgcttccatttaattttattcataactcaccagacattactcttgggacgacccttaaatcttgagtcccaaattctttttcttatttttctttctttttctttccttcttttctttcctttcctttcctttcctttctttcctttcttcttccttttctttctttctttctttctttctttccttctttccttctttctttcctgcccagaattgcaaaatactgttcacagaacagtcatttaacagggcaaccttctttttcatacaatttaacatcccaaacggtttctaatttatacaagctatatatcattggaaagaggattcaaagatctttccaacgacctataatagcactcataactcaatagataaggcagtcaaaacgtgagctaaactcagtgataaaattacgaaatactgttcacaaaacagacatttagcagggcagcatactttttatacaatttaacagcccaaatggtttctaattcatacaaactatatatcgttgaaaagaagattcaaagatctttccaacaagctataatagcactcataattcattcaatcaggcagtcaaaacagcagataaattcagtggcaaaaactgcctcccctgtttttctttagtaaaacagtcctttcggtttatacaatctttaacagtccaaatgatctctaattcatacaagctatatatcattggaaagaggattcaaagatcttttcaacaagatataatagcactcataattcattcaataaggcagccaaaacatgggacgaactcagtggcaaaaactgtaaatattctgtaactttctgccatgaacaaaatcacatgcatagacatcccaaatggcaaaacaacattcctcaacatcaaaatcaacatatataatatagatctaaggaaccaaaaccctaaaacatatcacatatcaaggagggtaccccttaccttatttcaagtcaaacctttgcaagttggttttctcctctttgttttgcttcctttatcatcaagacaactttaaatcaataccaaaacactctaacatattcacataacatgcatataaacatagatgaaagaagaaggaaggagatctttggttaccaaagcttccaagtgcttctttttcctttcttcttattttatcttctaatattccttcaacttcttcctttggcttcaagaaagcaaagaaaagaacatcaaaggaggctgctggagtttttttacgggagaagatgtaaatgatggaaaagtcttctctttctctttatatctaaagccttatccctttctttttttctattttccctttttgcccttttttgcatttatatatatatatatttaaaatgagaaaaatctcaaaacagggtcaaaagacataattacccctggaatatacctgagggtattacaaggAACTATTAATTATGGTGTCAACAACACTAGTGTGTAACAAATTATAAAGTAGTTACTAACTTTTCCCACCaaacaccaaaaagaaaaataaaaaagaaattataaagttcacACTTACAAAATGATAAAAGTGCCTTCAATTATTCATATATCGATCAATAGAAAAAGTTGCATTTCACACTAATTATGTTAATGGCAATCATACAAATCCCTTAAGTGTGGTGGAGCATTGACTGGAGAACCATTAGAATCTCGACAAAGTATACTAGCAAAGTAACAAGGTTAAATCAGAATCCATCCACTTGAATCACATGATACTTAATAACTCTAAAatgcaatagaaaataaaagagaaagaagagaataacaaattgttattaaaatgtatataacacctaaaagtaacaaaatagttttccatttttatattattgtatataattatcttgatttgtatttccttatataaaatttatgatagatAGTTTaacatacaaaaaaatttatgtattattcaggtagtttaatatacaaaaaaatacaatttattcatatttttagatgGTATCAAAGACAAGCATCCTTCTAGCAATTTAGTTAAGCGCACTTATGTCTTCATCTCCACAGAtatggaaagtgaaaaaatgagtttattaCTTTGAACACACTTATTCCTTAACTTATGTAGAAagtggaaatatgagttttagttTGGGCACGTTCGTGCCTTCATTTGTGTAAAAAGTAGGAAGATGAGTTCATTAGATTCTCTCATGCCTTCACCTAAGtggaaagtgaaaagatgagtttgcaaACTCAATTAAGCAAACATTACTTttgcaaactcatcttttcactttccaCATAGGTGAAGGCGTGAGTCTGATAAACTCGTCTTTTCACTTTCTACGCAGGTGAAAGCGTGacaatatttgaactaaaaactCGTCTTTTCACTTTCTACATAAGTGAAAGTGTAAATGTACCCAAACTAATGAACTCATCTTTTTACTTATTTCATATGTGAAAACAAGGGCGTGAGCAAGcctaactaaaatatatattattttctattttatttgctTACTTAAGTTTGAGGGGtgtgttagaatatatttcaaatatattattttagttataatatatttgaatagatttcaaatatattattttctatattagaatataatccaaatattttatttcctaagttagcaaatattctaaatatatattttccctttttacaatattgtatattaattatattaattttatttctttctataAGATTTATGATAGGTATACACTTATGTATTAttcagatattttaatattctaatatacaattaatttatattttaacatttataataaattaaattagataattttggcttgtttcttcttgtaagttgcagtttaaatttatttaaggaTGTGTTactaacaatatttttcaacaattaattcttctatatatttttaaaattttttgaattttaaccgTGTTTAGTATCAATACCATTTCAAGGTCAATGTACGAAGATTTAAAATACACattattgttttagtaattaaacatgaaaaataatatgtataaaaacaaattttattaacttatttgtataatctaatataacaatatgtgattagataatgttaaaataagataaaaaaaaaagcaatcatattattcaattacaaattGTCACatcagtttataaaaataagttgataatatttgtttgtacatgtaactttattcattaaatatattgttatttttaaatatgcaaaGTGAAGTGTTTGTTAATGTATgtgatgagaaaattttaattcttgatcAGCAGTGAcatagtttttgaaataaatgggGAAGAAGAATGAAGCAAAATGGGCATGCATATACATAAaagcaagaatcaaagcatgaaaAGAAACATACATGAGAAGGTTAGAAGATTACCTGCTCCTTTGCTTTAGATGTAGGATGATGGAAGGAGtctctaactttaaaaaatctcaaaaaagtTGCACCTCCAAGCCAAAAACACCCAAACCCGAGGGGTAGAGAGAAGGGAaaggaatgttgtttttgtgATAAAAAGTTTGTTTCAAACGAGCTTAGTTCATCTAAGATAAACTAATGAGCCATTTTTATATTGGTGGCtaataaacaataatgaaattattaatcggtcctttaaaattttaatttaaagtacaatcatgcatgcatatcaattatatatcttagCTACCCTAATTCTGCTTCACaaacatttttacttttaaaatgttacttttgtacCTATgtaacactttatatgatacTAATGTTAAGTATCCTTCGAAAGGTGCTAGCCAATCTCAGATAATATACTCCTTACTCTCAAAAGCTTGATTTATTAGTGTGACCCTTTAGATTCATTATGACATAATCATGAGTCTTTTTTTGAACAATCtgaaatacatataaaaactcaacgattatgataaacatttagcaatgtgtcatagcccctaAACTACGATGAAAAAACACTTTATTGAACCTAATACCTTCAATCGTACATTTCATGTAGATAAGATCTTTCCATCATCTAATCTTGATCAATTTCGGGCTCATAGTTcgtcaaagtcctaatttcaattctatacaaATCATCAATTGATATGTTCAAAACACTTCATCACAAATATCTTTcgtataacttatattatactctggctagagattttgatttcaaatatttatcgaCATTTTTTTCGGAACTCAAATATGGGTCAAATCAACAGATATCCTAAACCTAATATTTTTCGAGTCAATGGATTCTATCTTTATCATCATTCGTCTTCACATACAAACAACACATAACCAACATGGCCTTTCGTCTTGAAACTATTAGTTTGAGTATTCATGAGCATGAGCTTACCTTTCACATTAAGAAGCAAGTTACCAACcttatttcaaatcatattgacAACAACCTAATATAGGTATTCCAATGTTTAGATATGTCAGATTGGAACTCAGTCTTTTGAGTTGCATATTCTAGTGTACTTATGATTTTGAACCAAGTTGAAGCAAAGTTGGGTCTTAAACCTTAGAAAGCTACACGTGACTATAGAGTGTGCTCACTAAGTATAGTAACATGTCAAGTATGATTCTAAAGTTTGTCTTGGATGAATGAAGGAAACAATCTACTAGAATTGAGTTaaagacaacaaaagaaaggtTGGAATGGGGAGTGCCTTTCGAGATTGGCATTGGTAGTATTGAGACCATGGTCTCTCATAGTTTAGGGTGGATGTGATGTGAGCTAGTTTGAGTTTGGAATGTTGTTCTACCCAAGATTGATATCTCACTAGTATAGTGACACTTTATCTCACCATGtggatgattcttcttcttcaatggctttttatgttcttctttggtattgattctttttcttctttgatgacttttcttttctttttttttttttttggtgtcacTTGATCATGAGTTGACCATTCTAGATGCAAGTTGAGCACAAGTCATCCACCCTTCTCCATAGTGTTTACATTGCTTAAGCCTCCATAGACTTGATAtactttgcattattttcttttttattttaattttttaaatagtatgatttgtttgtgtcttttaattaaaggaaaaagtgCTAAAGTGtgtttaagagggaaaaaaacaaagtatGACTTGTAAATTGTAGgtgttttttataatgaataaaaatcaaaattatatttcctcaaagatgaaattcatgcaatgctttaattttcttatctacgtggcagaaaatttaagaaaagtatGATTATTTGTTAACAAGTGTGCTTACCAATTACCATTAAATATTTGAGAAtcgatagtttttttttaactttctttttctcaattatttatatttacacattgaaaatttattagaagtttGCATGATTACATTAAAGGTTGTCTCACTTTGTTTGTTCTGTTTCCCTTAAGAAACCGagagaaagtaaaatattattcataataaattaaaggccaaaagacttattcccacctaagatttAGTCCATCCTCAAACTCTCACtcacaatgttttaaaaattcaaatgctcATTCATCattcaacttctattaaaattttctattagagttatggggttaaaatataattaatcaataatataatttttatgaaagacGACCTTTTATCATTCAGATCTACATAATGAAGCATCATCCAGATCTATAAGAAGAGACGAAGGATGACAAAGCATCATCTTTCGTCATG
This is a stretch of genomic DNA from Mangifera indica cultivar Alphonso chromosome 11, CATAS_Mindica_2.1, whole genome shotgun sequence. It encodes these proteins:
- the LOC123229287 gene encoding pentatricopeptide repeat-containing protein At1g12300, mitochondrial-like, with translation MFLKTSLVSSKSSFNVRFSSSSILSSVSQNQHTKSPPKHFSTLKHHSQLYNFLHVNCRSGNFSLDEAFDSFNYMIHMHPTPAMSSFSILFSALVKKKHFDQLLVMYTRFISAGLLRDLIISNILIDCLSKMARDSDGFVVFGSIFRRGFYPNALTFTSLINGLCMAGKIKKAIEFFRKMVSVGCRPDVVTVGTLITGLCRTGNVTVALQLFEEMNNGNGEFGVICKPNIVCYTTIIDGLCKYGLVDKAKKLFSEMKTKGINPNVITYTTLIYGLCNTSNWEEAKTLFIEMLEEGVKPNVVTFSVVIDKLCINGKMDEANGLFQLMINRGVCPNTITYNTLLSGFCLAGQIDDARRLFDSMASMGCKPDVFSYNILMDGLCLTNKIDDAKEVLAAMLSMGCTPNVVSYNTLINWYCKNKKIDEALNLYEEMTSEGVRPDVVAYNTLLSGLFMNGNVRHAKKLFE